In Sulfuracidifex metallicus DSM 6482 = JCM 9184, a single window of DNA contains:
- a CDS encoding glycosyltransferase family 2 protein has product MPFISVIITAHNRREFLLEAVNSALNQTLPRDEYEVIVAKNFSEYDNILKNLGVKTVFSNEQNQGADIVNALSYTEGDVICFLDDDDLWVPWKLEKVKEEFKEESLGYYRHALLAFRQGENINELIGKLKENDNEFIRNRFIDLSPVNSSSTCIKKDTLMKCISQLKKVR; this is encoded by the coding sequence GTGCCTTTTATTTCAGTTATTATTACTGCTCATAATAGGAGGGAGTTTTTACTTGAGGCTGTTAACTCTGCCTTAAACCAAACACTACCAAGAGATGAATATGAGGTAATTGTTGCAAAGAATTTCTCAGAATACGATAACATTTTAAAAAATCTAGGTGTAAAAACTGTATTTTCTAATGAACAGAATCAAGGTGCTGATATTGTCAACGCTTTATCCTATACAGAAGGTGATGTTATTTGTTTTCTAGACGACGATGATTTATGGGTTCCATGGAAGCTAGAAAAAGTTAAGGAGGAATTTAAGGAAGAAAGCTTAGGCTATTATCGTCATGCTCTTTTAGCTTTTAGGCAAGGTGAAAATATAAATGAACTTATAGGCAAGTTGAAAGAAAATGACAACGAATTTATAAGAAATAGGTTCATTGATTTAAGCCCAGTTAATTCAAGTTCTACGTGTATTAAGAAAGATACTCTAATGAAATGTATTTCACAGCTAAAAAAGGTAAGATAG
- a CDS encoding glycosyltransferase family 4 protein: MANITFVMWGLGGAGGELIIYRIADQLAKEGHTVNLVSLVGWNYSGYNPTRYANVFTQRKFLRPLFSIQFLLESNRRFKRFSWATTQFYEMNMRILANLVKKVKSDIVIATSWYTILPTVRAGGKYVFVQDSIDAYFIYDQWKEVKKYISKAFSSDLTFLSISNYTDNIIKQFNSKEKILRVGIFIPDEFFNTRLVKPSQRKRIIMTIARIAPTKGFDTFVKAMNEIYRKRKDFEIHIVNSDNFNLGDLGFKYIEHPRLSWTELANLYASSYIFVYTSRLESFGLPPVEAMACGTPVVMTRTEGSKDYGIHNHNSLIADVDDYKKIAEYVEYLLDNPSEADRLSLGTIETAKKFKFEEFMKRFKKR, translated from the coding sequence GTGGCTAATATAACATTTGTAATGTGGGGATTAGGAGGAGCTGGCGGTGAACTAATAATCTACAGGATTGCGGATCAGCTAGCTAAAGAAGGACATACTGTAAATTTAGTCAGTTTAGTGGGATGGAATTATTCTGGTTATAATCCTACAAGATATGCTAATGTGTTTACTCAAAGGAAATTTTTACGTCCTCTCTTTTCAATACAATTTCTTTTAGAATCTAATAGGCGCTTTAAGAGATTTAGCTGGGCTACAACCCAGTTTTATGAAATGAATATGAGAATATTAGCAAATCTTGTTAAGAAAGTAAAGAGTGATATAGTAATTGCTACATCATGGTATACTATATTACCAACTGTAAGAGCTGGTGGAAAATATGTATTTGTACAAGATTCAATTGACGCTTATTTCATTTATGATCAATGGAAAGAGGTCAAAAAATATATATCAAAAGCATTTTCCTCTGATCTTACTTTTCTAAGCATTTCGAATTACACTGATAATATAATTAAGCAATTTAATAGTAAGGAAAAAATATTGCGAGTAGGAATATTTATTCCGGATGAGTTCTTTAACACTAGGTTAGTTAAACCATCACAGAGGAAAAGAATAATAATGACTATAGCCCGTATAGCTCCTACAAAAGGTTTTGATACGTTTGTAAAAGCTATGAATGAAATCTATAGAAAGAGAAAAGATTTTGAAATACACATAGTTAACTCAGACAACTTCAATCTTGGGGATCTTGGCTTTAAATATATAGAGCATCCTAGACTTTCTTGGACAGAATTGGCAAATTTATATGCATCATCTTATATTTTCGTTTATACATCAAGGTTGGAAAGTTTCGGACTTCCGCCAGTAGAAGCTATGGCTTGCGGTACTCCGGTAGTCATGACAAGGACTGAGGGGTCTAAAGATTACGGAATACATAATCATAATTCCCTAATCGCTGACGTTGATGATTACAAAAAGATAGCTGAATATGTGGAGTACTTGCTGGATAATCCGTCAGAGGCTGATAGGCTTTCTTTAGGTACAATAGAAACCGCTAAGAAATTCAAGTTTGAGGAGTTTATGAAGAGATTTAAAAAGCGATAG
- a CDS encoding glycosyltransferase family 4 protein: MTTNYLIKLRVRILLETRQRGVYATTLLMYEFLKEKGIDVEMYTSFPSNFNVLPSPPKSKIFGEETMLNSPSYSKRVLNEINPEKGSILHIANAWHGIIPLAEKRGVKTVITIQYWWPTCYFNSMTCNDCDCKTVGKVSKAISSKKSKSLLTSTLEAFYTIRKMERIKKNVSSASVILALSKVVKDVLISRGFPEEKIRVITISALTKNIDYVPYTPNDKFFTFAYLSYPDREKGIFNLLEAFAIALKNNNNLRLKVLGGPESKQVVEIVKDLELTKHVILTERVPYEEYVKKMREILSDVDVVVVPSLIIETWGRVVTESMLSGRPVLVTKGNGGLVEQVTDGVDGFHVNTYGVKEFAEALYKISLIPREEIKKMGEKARANALAKYNPDKIINDIIEMYKELSE, translated from the coding sequence GTGACAACCAATTATTTGATTAAATTGAGGGTTAGAATTTTATTAGAGACGAGACAGAGAGGAGTTTACGCTACTACTTTACTAATGTACGAGTTTCTAAAGGAGAAAGGAATAGACGTGGAAATGTATACTTCTTTTCCCTCCAACTTTAATGTATTACCTTCTCCTCCTAAAAGTAAGATATTCGGAGAAGAGACGATGCTTAATAGTCCATCTTACTCAAAGAGGGTTCTCAACGAGATTAACCCAGAAAAAGGTTCAATACTTCACATAGCTAACGCTTGGCACGGTATAATACCTTTAGCCGAAAAGAGAGGAGTAAAGACTGTAATAACAATACAGTATTGGTGGCCAACCTGTTACTTTAATTCAATGACTTGTAATGACTGTGATTGTAAAACAGTGGGTAAGGTGAGTAAAGCTATAAGTAGTAAGAAAAGCAAATCTTTGCTTACGTCAACGCTTGAGGCATTTTACACAATAAGAAAAATGGAAAGGATAAAGAAAAATGTATCTTCTGCCTCAGTAATTTTAGCTTTAAGCAAGGTGGTAAAGGACGTCCTAATATCTAGAGGTTTTCCCGAAGAGAAGATAAGAGTTATTACCATTAGTGCACTTACAAAAAACATAGATTACGTACCGTACACTCCAAATGATAAGTTTTTCACTTTTGCGTACCTTAGTTACCCGGATAGGGAGAAGGGTATATTCAACTTGTTAGAGGCTTTTGCAATAGCTTTAAAGAATAATAATAATTTAAGGCTTAAAGTTCTTGGAGGCCCAGAATCGAAACAAGTGGTTGAGATTGTTAAGGATTTAGAACTAACTAAACATGTAATTCTAACAGAAAGAGTTCCTTATGAAGAGTATGTAAAGAAAATGAGAGAAATTTTAAGTGACGTTGATGTTGTTGTAGTACCGAGTTTAATCATTGAGACGTGGGGTAGAGTTGTAACAGAATCAATGCTTTCTGGTAGACCAGTACTTGTAACTAAGGGTAACGGAGGGTTAGTTGAGCAAGTTACTGACGGCGTTGATGGTTTCCACGTTAATACTTATGGTGTTAAGGAATTTGCTGAAGCACTCTATAAAATATCATTAATTCCGAGGGAGGAGATTAAGAAAATGGGAGAAAAAGCTAGAGCCAACGCTTTAGCAAAGTATAATCCGGATAAGATAATTAACGACATAATAGAGATGTATAAAGAATTAAGCGAATAA
- a CDS encoding glycosyltransferase: protein MESIKAQDFHDDYEIIIIDNGSKDKTEEIVKKYIDHLPIRYYKYEEKLGHAGAINEGISKAKGEYILILHDDLILGERNWISVMLETVKKDERIGIASSLFITPVKKLRSTIDKIFSYIYILGWHDKVPNSPIMEVLYSGLNNDVIRREVIEKVGFLDNTYKYGMHDIDFAERVRRTGYKIVLNPKVHVEHLLSYYQKSLKSHLVKACNTDSL, encoded by the coding sequence TTGGAAAGTATTAAAGCTCAAGACTTCCATGACGATTATGAAATAATCATAATAGATAACGGTTCTAAGGATAAGACTGAAGAGATTGTAAAAAAATACATAGATCACTTACCGATAAGATACTATAAATATGAGGAAAAACTAGGTCATGCAGGAGCTATAAATGAAGGAATAAGTAAAGCTAAAGGAGAATACATTTTAATTTTACACGACGATCTAATTCTAGGGGAAAGAAACTGGATTTCAGTAATGCTTGAAACGGTCAAAAAAGATGAAAGGATTGGCATAGCTTCTTCGCTTTTTATTACCCCAGTTAAAAAACTCAGGAGTACGATTGATAAAATATTCTCCTATATTTACATACTAGGGTGGCACGATAAAGTACCTAACTCGCCTATAATGGAAGTACTATACAGCGGGCTTAATAATGACGTTATCAGAAGAGAAGTTATAGAGAAAGTCGGTTTTCTCGATAATACATACAAATACGGTATGCACGACATAGATTTTGCTGAAAGGGTTAGAAGAACTGGGTATAAGATTGTATTAAATCCAAAAGTACATGTGGAGCACTTACTTTCTTATTATCAAAAATCGCTAAAGTCCCATTTGGTTAAAGCCTGCAATACGGATTCCCTTTAG
- a CDS encoding glycosyltransferase family 4 protein translates to MKDISVILFDASVLGGIQLMTIDTIGLLSKNGYNVTFVTMKVSDRIVNYLKRYDLKNVKIKLLLKISNITLQMLYSRLFYSEKDFSINMHGDIQPIASDIVYFHQFNIDYRIRSPFKEKLILIPQYLIRKGFMEKIRKEEKLVLVNSRWTKAEAKYFWNINAEILYPPVHVEWFRNINNLDRDNTVITISRFSRDRGLDNIIKIAKELEDYNFIIAGYLQDQEYFNEIKNKKTKNIQLYPNIDETTKIKLLSSSKVYFNPTPYIEGFGTSVVEGMSAGLIPVTRNKGGVIDFVPEKYTFNEFTDAMDKVKRAMEDWNEKEMKEMKNISERFSLENYEKNLLNIINKFF, encoded by the coding sequence ATGAAGGATATTTCCGTAATTTTATTTGACGCTAGTGTTTTAGGCGGAATACAACTTATGACAATAGATACTATCGGCTTATTATCAAAAAATGGATATAATGTAACTTTTGTTACAATGAAAGTATCTGATAGAATAGTTAATTATTTAAAAAGATATGATCTTAAAAATGTTAAAATAAAACTACTGCTAAAAATTTCTAATATAACATTACAGATGTTGTATTCCAGGCTATTTTATAGTGAAAAAGATTTTAGTATTAATATGCATGGGGACATTCAACCTATAGCTTCTGATATTGTATATTTTCATCAATTTAATATAGATTATAGAATAAGATCACCTTTCAAGGAAAAGCTAATTTTGATTCCTCAATATTTAATAAGAAAAGGTTTTATGGAAAAAATAAGGAAAGAAGAGAAATTAGTTTTAGTAAATAGTAGATGGACAAAAGCAGAAGCTAAATATTTTTGGAACATAAATGCAGAGATCTTATATCCTCCAGTTCATGTAGAGTGGTTTAGAAATATAAATAACTTAGATAGAGATAATACCGTAATTACTATATCCAGATTCTCTAGGGATAGGGGATTAGACAATATAATAAAAATAGCTAAAGAACTAGAAGATTATAATTTTATTATTGCTGGTTATCTACAAGATCAAGAATATTTTAACGAAATAAAAAATAAAAAAACCAAAAATATACAGCTATATCCTAATATTGATGAAACTACTAAAATAAAATTACTATCTTCTTCTAAGGTTTATTTTAACCCTACTCCTTATATTGAAGGATTTGGTACTTCAGTAGTAGAGGGCATGAGTGCAGGTCTAATTCCTGTAACTAGAAATAAAGGAGGTGTAATAGACTTTGTTCCAGAAAAATATACATTTAATGAATTCACTGACGCTATGGATAAAGTGAAAAGAGCTATGGAAGATTGGAACGAGAAAGAAATGAAAGAGATGAAAAACATTTCTGAAAGATTTTCATTAGAGAATTACGAAAAAAATCTATTAAATATAATTAACAAATTTTTTTAA
- a CDS encoding glycosyltransferase, translating into MSYPDREKGIFQLLSAFSLALKKNEKIRLKVPGGLESPQVIKTVKKLGIEDHVILTNRVPYDQYLKSLRDILNDVDFVVVPNLYIDTWGRVVIESMLAGRAYYSY; encoded by the coding sequence TTGAGTTATCCTGATAGAGAAAAGGGAATATTTCAATTACTTTCTGCATTTTCGCTAGCTCTTAAAAAGAATGAAAAAATTAGGTTAAAAGTTCCAGGCGGCCTAGAATCGCCTCAAGTTATTAAAACTGTAAAAAAATTAGGAATAGAAGATCATGTTATTTTAACTAATAGAGTTCCTTATGATCAGTATCTTAAATCTCTTAGAGATATCTTGAATGATGTTGACTTTGTGGTAGTGCCAAATTTATATATTGATACATGGGGAAGAGTAGTTATAGAATCAATGTTGGCCGGAAGGGCCTACTATAGTTACTAA
- a CDS encoding glycosyltransferase family 2 protein, with the protein MVTLSIIVVNVKEKENLPRLMASLKKSTYKDFELIVVDNETTLGDFKLVKIERDLGLAYCRNKGVEISSSRFLLFLDNDTEVMEDTIEKFFEFINKNPDFIVQLKLIKDDGRIDAAGGIIDDLGYPLELFKGSIVADFIPPANILYAKGAAIGMSKDVFNMLHGFDNEYFYGYDETDFCLRAVKKGKKVVFLSSAVVIHHEHGSFSKLSKEREKRLAYYLESRRLYFVFKNFNYKFLLPRIHKIFFYFIGSIFMDIFHRKKNYLAISRIKALIWFISKFYKIIIIRLKDRKTTFLTKSN; encoded by the coding sequence ATGGTTACGCTAAGTATAATAGTAGTTAACGTTAAGGAAAAGGAAAACTTACCTAGACTAATGGCATCTTTAAAAAAGTCTACCTATAAAGATTTTGAGCTTATAGTTGTTGACAACGAGACGACGTTAGGGGATTTTAAACTCGTTAAAATCGAAAGAGATTTAGGACTAGCTTATTGTAGAAATAAGGGGGTAGAAATTTCTAGCAGTAGATTTCTATTATTTCTAGATAACGATACGGAAGTAATGGAAGATACTATAGAAAAGTTTTTTGAATTTATTAACAAAAATCCAGATTTCATAGTACAATTAAAGCTCATAAAGGATGATGGAAGAATTGACGCGGCTGGAGGTATAATAGATGATTTAGGCTATCCATTAGAGTTATTTAAAGGAAGTATAGTAGCTGATTTTATTCCACCTGCTAATATTCTTTATGCAAAGGGTGCTGCTATAGGAATGAGTAAAGATGTTTTCAATATGTTACATGGGTTTGATAATGAATATTTCTACGGTTATGATGAAACAGATTTTTGTCTTAGAGCCGTAAAGAAAGGTAAAAAAGTAGTTTTTCTTTCATCTGCTGTAGTTATTCATCATGAACATGGATCTTTCTCTAAGCTCTCAAAAGAAAGGGAAAAAAGATTGGCTTACTATCTAGAAAGTAGAAGATTGTATTTTGTATTTAAAAATTTTAATTATAAATTTCTTCTTCCTAGAATCCATAAGATATTTTTCTATTTCATAGGAAGCATATTTATGGATATATTCCATAGAAAGAAAAATTACCTAGCTATTTCGCGAATAAAAGCACTAATATGGTTTATATCAAAATTTTATAAAATAATTATAATTAGATTAAAAGATAGAAAAACTACCTTTTTGACGAAATCCAATTAA
- a CDS encoding glycosyltransferase family 2 protein, with amino-acid sequence MGAKLISLDENYGPAYARNIALRTFKSKYIAFLDNDVRTPPEWLDPLIETIAQDEKIAAVQSLYTDWPYGDEPRLIPWFSTAAALVRREEIARLGGFDEHYFFYWEDAELSWRLYRAGYKILMVPKSKVYHEAHGTFKKLPSPFTSYLTLRNQMLLLLTYYDLNQLLTTFPALYIIRFIQAFKGPNTIAQIRALLSLFREIKYVINERKYLKGISKEGNIFLQMLGDQVFGYEELLSLRRAIKKRYIKRVNK; translated from the coding sequence TTGGGAGCAAAGTTAATTTCATTAGATGAAAATTATGGACCTGCTTATGCTAGGAATATTGCATTAAGAACTTTCAAGAGTAAATACATTGCTTTTTTAGATAACGATGTGAGAACTCCTCCAGAATGGCTAGATCCTTTAATAGAAACTATAGCTCAAGATGAAAAGATAGCTGCTGTTCAAAGCTTATACACAGACTGGCCTTATGGAGATGAACCCAGATTAATCCCATGGTTTTCCACAGCAGCAGCCTTAGTTAGAAGGGAAGAGATAGCAAGATTAGGTGGTTTTGACGAGCACTATTTCTTTTATTGGGAAGATGCAGAGTTATCATGGAGACTATATAGAGCAGGTTATAAGATATTAATGGTTCCTAAGTCAAAGGTATATCACGAAGCTCATGGCACGTTTAAAAAATTACCATCGCCATTTACATCTTATTTAACATTAAGAAATCAGATGTTACTTCTCCTCACTTACTATGATTTAAACCAATTACTCACCACGTTCCCAGCATTATATATTATCAGATTTATTCAAGCTTTTAAGGGGCCAAATACCATTGCTCAAATAAGGGCACTTCTCTCATTATTTAGAGAGATAAAATATGTAATTAATGAGAGAAAGTATTTAAAAGGCATAAGTAAAGAAGGCAATATATTTTTACAGATGTTAGGAGATCAAGTATTCGGATATGAAGAGCTCTTATCATTACGTAGAGCGATTAAAAAAAGATATATTAAAAGAGTTAATAAATAA
- a CDS encoding glycosyltransferase family 4 protein has protein sequence MRVVQVAPFYYPIIGGVEKVVKEISEFLVNKGHEVFVVTYNRDRRHITNFKPVEDINGVKVIRVKPLLIWSHGSYSPSIPKIVKSLNPDIVHVHVWRHPHVFQLSEIGSVKILQPHSPFYNIGQVGYITYIYYKFIDNLLGKSIIGKYNIISMTPFEQEILIKKFGMNSKLIPNGVDDKLFSISSKGGDFYLYIGRISNEKNILTMLRAYEKSNVKRPLILAGPDNGLAKEVIKYIRVHNINAKYIGEVTEEDKINLLSRCRALVNPSPYEGFGLTLLEAEAIGKPTIIVGHGGQEYAAPPDKASIRVNNDVESLSEAFIRMEDDILYKKLSDGAKSWAENFRLSKILNIYLEYYLELVKV, from the coding sequence TTGAGAGTAGTACAAGTAGCACCATTTTATTATCCTATAATAGGCGGGGTTGAAAAAGTAGTTAAGGAGATTTCTGAATTTCTAGTAAATAAAGGTCATGAGGTTTTCGTAGTTACGTATAATAGAGATAGAAGACATATAACAAATTTTAAACCAGTAGAAGATATAAATGGTGTAAAGGTAATTAGAGTAAAACCTTTATTAATATGGTCTCATGGTAGTTACTCTCCCTCGATACCTAAAATTGTTAAATCATTGAATCCAGATATCGTTCACGTTCATGTATGGAGACATCCTCATGTTTTTCAGTTAAGTGAAATTGGTAGTGTTAAAATTCTACAACCTCATTCACCTTTTTATAATATAGGACAAGTAGGATATATCACTTATATTTACTATAAATTTATAGATAATTTATTAGGTAAGTCTATAATTGGAAAATATAACATTATAAGTATGACTCCATTTGAACAAGAGATTTTGATCAAGAAATTCGGAATGAACTCTAAGTTAATTCCTAATGGGGTTGATGATAAGCTATTTTCTATAAGTTCTAAGGGTGGCGATTTTTATCTTTATATAGGTAGAATCAGTAATGAAAAAAATATTCTAACAATGTTAAGAGCTTATGAAAAATCAAATGTTAAGAGGCCTTTAATCTTAGCTGGACCAGATAATGGATTAGCAAAGGAAGTTATAAAATATATTAGAGTTCACAATATAAATGCAAAATATATAGGGGAGGTTACAGAGGAAGATAAAATAAATTTGTTATCGAGATGTAGGGCCTTAGTTAATCCAAGTCCATATGAAGGTTTTGGTCTTACGTTATTGGAAGCAGAGGCTATAGGTAAACCCACAATAATTGTAGGTCATGGTGGTCAAGAATATGCTGCTCCGCCAGATAAGGCAAGTATAAGGGTAAATAACGATGTAGAAAGTTTATCAGAAGCGTTTATTAGAATGGAAGATGATATTTTATATAAAAAATTATCGGATGGAGCTAAAAGTTGGGCCGAAAATTTTAGACTTAGCAAAATTCTTAACATTTATCTTGAATATTATTTGGAATTAGTAAAAGTTTGA
- a CDS encoding glycosyltransferase family 4 protein, which yields MQDFPELVEGNEGKLGLNMFYHSLKLPFSFITVSSYAKQLIVENNPTAKVTIAHPGIDLNIFRPRKANSQNQKKRIMVILRGSRVKGDEVALEVLRNVNKKVPIHVVFVGGKSLVRHYSKTIGFDFEYSVFSNVSDEVLAKLYSSSDVFLHTSYAESFGLPPLEAMACGTPVVMTDNKGSRDYAIDGFNALISQPGDVKSLSDNLLKVIQDDKLRERMIENGLETAKKFTWAKTVENFEKALKEIN from the coding sequence ATGCAAGACTTTCCAGAACTGGTAGAAGGAAATGAAGGAAAGTTAGGCTTAAACATGTTTTATCACTCGTTAAAATTACCATTCTCTTTTATAACAGTCTCTTCTTATGCTAAACAACTAATTGTGGAAAATAATCCCACAGCGAAAGTTACCATAGCACATCCTGGAATTGATTTGAACATTTTTAGACCAAGAAAAGCGAATAGCCAAAATCAAAAGAAGAGAATTATGGTAATATTAAGGGGGTCTAGGGTTAAAGGTGACGAAGTAGCACTAGAAGTCTTAAGGAACGTTAATAAAAAGGTTCCTATTCATGTAGTTTTTGTTGGAGGTAAAAGTCTTGTTAGGCATTATTCAAAGACTATAGGATTTGACTTTGAATACTCAGTATTTTCTAACGTATCAGACGAAGTCCTTGCCAAACTTTATTCGTCCTCGGACGTTTTTCTCCATACATCTTATGCTGAAAGTTTCGGTTTACCGCCTCTAGAGGCTATGGCTTGCGGAACTCCAGTAGTTATGACTGATAATAAGGGTTCTAGGGATTATGCTATAGATGGTTTTAATGCGTTAATTTCACAACCTGGTGATGTTAAATCATTGTCAGATAACTTACTAAAAGTGATTCAAGATGATAAACTGAGGGAGAGAATGATAGAGAATGGACTAGAGACTGCCAAAAAATTTACATGGGCAAAAACAGTAGAGAATTTTGAGAAAGCTTTAAAAGAAATAAATTAA
- a CDS encoding glycosyltransferase, giving the protein MLISVIISAYNRKEFLKNAIRSVYSQLLDKRLYEVVIVKNFEDKDIDDYIAKLGYKNIVCDTPSYGEQISVGIEESKGEILAFLEDDDEFKQEKLSKIYNVFSTQKEVSYFHDTREYIYNDKIVDINTKDPKINWIIRFLEEITPHEDVLINPFDKRMENFLIKYYGTVATVSLMAVRRSCIEDKLALLKQINIGVEDFIPAFAAEYGKLFHTADRLTRYRIHNKNTSIALNEKDTLRTLFYYMRFINDGKIIINNISPKNRIRSVIKMRLLRAKLTLYNSPEEIKEKLGYKQNVLSAIKDLSALYLITHDLHEYFSLLPYTIYNGIPSKRTKMLIKRLVKGER; this is encoded by the coding sequence ATGTTAATTAGCGTAATTATATCAGCTTATAATAGAAAAGAGTTCCTTAAAAACGCAATAAGGAGCGTTTACAGCCAGTTATTAGATAAAAGATTATATGAAGTGGTTATAGTTAAGAACTTTGAAGATAAAGACATAGACGATTATATTGCAAAATTAGGCTATAAAAATATTGTATGCGACACTCCTAGCTATGGAGAGCAAATTAGCGTAGGAATTGAAGAGTCAAAGGGTGAAATTCTGGCATTCCTAGAGGATGATGATGAGTTTAAACAAGAAAAACTAAGTAAAATATATAATGTATTTAGTACACAAAAAGAAGTGTCTTATTTTCATGATACAAGAGAGTATATTTATAATGATAAAATAGTTGATATAAACACTAAAGACCCTAAAATTAATTGGATTATCAGATTTCTTGAAGAAATAACCCCTCATGAAGACGTTCTAATAAATCCATTTGATAAAAGAATGGAAAATTTTCTGATAAAGTATTATGGTACTGTAGCAACTGTAAGTTTAATGGCTGTTAGACGTAGCTGCATAGAGGATAAATTAGCTCTTCTTAAACAAATAAATATTGGTGTAGAGGATTTTATCCCTGCCTTTGCGGCTGAATACGGTAAACTATTTCATACTGCAGATAGATTAACGAGATATAGAATCCATAATAAGAACACCTCAATAGCACTTAACGAAAAGGATACTTTAAGAACTCTCTTTTACTACATGAGGTTTATAAATGACGGAAAAATTATAATTAATAATATCTCTCCAAAAAATCGGATTCGAAGTGTTATAAAAATGAGGTTATTAAGGGCTAAATTAACCTTGTATAACTCACCAGAAGAAATTAAAGAAAAATTAGGCTACAAACAGAACGTATTAAGTGCAATTAAAGACCTTTCGGCATTATACTTAATTACTCATGACCTACACGAATATTTTAGTTTACTCCCATATACTATTTATAATGGTATTCCTTCAAAACGGACAAAAATGTTAATTAAAAGACTAGTTAAAGGTGAAAGGTAA
- a CDS encoding FkbM family methyltransferase, whose amino-acid sequence MSNYIKRAKIAIKSRKLLKNWANSILKYARKNPEILLKCKDNSVIKVSRNMFANILSLYYEGKIINCSNNSIEFYVKGNTYWIPVNEILIASGEFNSILKALYYNLRYNSKYWEKGDIKFKHIHAEIIATFEDEEYGYVDVKNKSVVDIGAFVGDTAIYFAIKGAKKVYAIEPHPAAYEELVENIRINDLEGKIVPLNIAVGDKEGYIDISNVETKQAPVTLFKESEGNGIKVKMETLNNVIKKYNLETNVLKMDCEGCEYNLILNDYEAVSKFDQLAFEYHAYNTGMPVYKLIELLEREYNCEFVDEHIYRKNDPNWDKNKIGILYCVKRK is encoded by the coding sequence ATGAGTAATTATATAAAAAGAGCTAAAATAGCGATTAAGTCTAGGAAATTACTGAAAAATTGGGCAAATAGTATTCTTAAATATGCTCGTAAAAATCCAGAAATTCTCCTTAAATGCAAGGATAATAGTGTAATTAAAGTTAGCAGAAATATGTTTGCGAATATTTTATCGTTATATTATGAGGGAAAGATAATTAATTGTTCAAATAATTCTATCGAGTTTTATGTTAAAGGAAATACTTATTGGATACCGGTTAATGAAATACTTATAGCTAGTGGAGAATTTAACAGCATTCTAAAAGCCCTTTATTATAACTTGAGATATAATAGTAAATATTGGGAAAAAGGAGATATAAAATTTAAACATATTCACGCTGAAATTATTGCAACATTTGAGGATGAAGAATACGGTTACGTGGATGTTAAGAATAAATCAGTAGTAGATATAGGGGCTTTCGTAGGAGATACGGCAATCTATTTCGCAATTAAGGGGGCTAAAAAGGTATATGCAATAGAGCCTCACCCTGCAGCATATGAAGAATTAGTGGAAAATATTAGGATAAACGATCTTGAAGGAAAGATCGTTCCATTAAACATCGCTGTAGGAGATAAAGAAGGATATATTGACATCTCTAACGTGGAAACTAAGCAAGCACCGGTGACACTGTTCAAAGAGTCTGAAGGAAATGGAATAAAGGTTAAAATGGAAACATTAAATAATGTTATTAAGAAGTATAATTTAGAAACTAATGTATTAAAAATGGATTGCGAAGGATGCGAATATAACTTAATTTTAAACGATTATGAGGCAGTATCTAAATTTGATCAATTAGCGTTTGAATACCATGCGTATAATACTGGTATGCCTGTCTATAAGTTGATAGAATTGCTTGAAAGAGAATACAACTGTGAATTTGTGGATGAACACATATACAGGAAAAATGATCCAAACTGGGATAAAAATAAGATAGGTATACTTTATTGTGTAAAAAGAAAATAG